From the Hydrogenothermus marinus genome, one window contains:
- the rpsJ gene encoding 30S ribosomal protein S10, with protein MEHEKIRIKLKAFDHNVLDQSVKQIIDTVKRSGGLIKGPVPLPTSKKRWCILRSPHKFEQSREHFEMRIHKRLIDIENATPQTIEALMDISLPAGVDVEIKLS; from the coding sequence AAAATTAGAATTAAATTAAAAGCTTTTGATCATAATGTTTTAGATCAATCTGTAAAACAGATTATAGATACAGTTAAAAGAAGTGGAGGCCTTATAAAAGGGCCTGTTCCACTTCCTACTTCTAAAAAAAGATGGTGTATTCTCAGATCTCCACATAAGTTTGAACAATCAAGAGAACATTTTGAGATGAGAATACACAAAAGATTAATTGATATAGAAAATGCAACACCTCAAACGATAGAAGCTTTAATGGATATTAGCCTTCCTGCAGGTGTTGATGTAGAAATAAAATTAAGCTAA